The genomic region AACTGATGATACACCAATATTGCTATTCTTTCAAATGTCACGATGACAGTGACGCTGGACGGCTGGAGAGGTCAAGTTTCATAAGCAAGACAACTGAACTCACAAAATGGTTTCTCTTTTGGCTTGTTTTCCGTTTTCAGTCTTTCCTTGCCTGCTATATGACGAGACGCCCCCCCTTAACCATTCTGAACAGGCTAGGTTCCTGCCCATCCATTAAATGTTTGGGCAACTCATATTTTGAACTGGAAACTTTCAAATGAAGACTACAAACCACCGCCGCACAAAACCACTCTTCAACCCACTACCaaaaagatatttcaaatttattaaGTACTGATCAGATAATCAATGTTTACCTTGAATCCTTCTCAGGACTTTATTCTAGACCAATACTTTCCCATGGTATTGTCAGCATCCTCGTCCATTTGTACCAGTTCCTAAACCACAATCACCTTCGCATTTCAGTAGCACTAGCACATCATGCTTCACTTCGGAACTCTCTTTTTCTCTGCAACCatcaaactttaattttggaaatCTCACTCTTGTAAATCCCTTAATTTGATATCCATATAATGGATAGCAGATCATTATTTCAGGACTCTGTAATACAGTAACCGCAGTCTTGTCTGGCCTTCCCTGCATGAAGGTTAAATCAAATCTGTTAATATGTAGTAATGTTCACCCAATGAAAAAGAATCAGGAAATAAAAAAGTGCTCGTCATACAGCTAACCCTGACAATTGACATCATTGAAAAAGGAATAACTCCACTAATCACCTGTCTAATGAGTTTCTCATGCCACTTTGACAAAAGTGGTTCTGATTGGTCGGTTTCACAAATTCTGTTTAAACATTATTGACACAACATTTATTTCATACAAAAGATTTCCAGGTGACAAGCTTGCAAACGAAATTATTTTgttaagaaatttaatttaagtaatGACTTAAGAGACAGGAACCTGTTCATGTACACTAGCCAAACATGATGACAACCCTGTACCAATAAGCTATTGGTCCATAATCAACACGACGAGCGTTATCATAATGAAATATCCATCCGCCAGAAATCCCAGTCTCAAATTATCCAGTTACTAAcaatttgatattttgaatgCTAAAGATACGAGTTATTGCTGTCAAAAGCACATTACATATAATTTTAAAGAGTCACACATATACTTACTAGAACAGCCAGAGACAGATCCACTGTTCGTCATGGGGACAAGATGAAGAAGCGGTTAGCCTTCCTGGGGATTAAATGAACTAATGCAGTGGCCTATCATTCGTTCATAGACTTCCCCTTTGGAAACATAGTTGTAGGAATTTTGTCAAACACATTGCAGCCAACTCTTAAGGAACAAAAGCAAGATACTGCCATATCCCTCAAAGAACATAAAATATCTTTACTTGACACCTCAATGATGTCAATTCAGAAATGCCATCCCTTAGCACGCCAAAATCTCTGTGCAGTGTCATAACGACGAGCATCTTTAACTTTTAAAAAGAGCCTGTAAGCCCGCTCTACTTTATTTGAAGCAAGTAGTTTGTTATTTAGTTTGCTATAACTAAGCCTGGTTGGGCAAAAACCTTTCTGCACAGACTCTTCCATGACAAGTACTGCACTTTCAAGCTGCCCATTGTTGCAAAGTCCATTAATTATATAATCATAAACTTCCATATCCGAACCATATCCACATTCCTGCATATCCTCCCAAATGTTTAGCAGCATTCCACATTTGCCAAACCTAGAAAGTCGCATAAGCAATAGCTTATAAGCACTCAATGATACTCTGCATCCAACCTTTCTTGCCTTCTGGTAGATCATCATCGCAGCATAGGGTGGACCATAGTTACATAAGGGTTCAATAAAGGAGGTTAATGTTCCTGTACTGGGAAGAAAACCTCGACCTAACATCTCATCAAACATTTCAAGAGCATCAACCACTTTCCGGGCTTTAAGGAAAGCATCAATTAATTTGGTATAAGTATCAATATTTGGATCACAATTATTACTTGGCATACCCTTATAGTACTTCACACATTCATCAAAACCTCTAACAGAGATAAAGTTTGAAATCATGGCATTATAAGCTCTGGCGTCTGGCACACAACCTTTTGTCTTCATGCTATCAAATATCTCAACAGCATCATCAATCCGACCAGCTCTCCCTAAACCCTCAATAATGAAACTGAATGTCGAATTATCGGGACTGAACCCATCTGCTACCATTACTTCCAAAATCCTCTCCATTTCACTAACTCTTCCATTTCTTGACCATCCACCAATGACAATATTATACGTAGTACCATTGAACTGTATCTTCCCCTTGACGGAATTGAGAAACGAATTTGCAGCACCTACATGAGACCGCTGGCACAAACACTGTACAAGCATATTCAAAGACTCAGTATCACAATCCAAACCAACTTCTTCCAAGTTTCGGAACACTTGAATTGCCTTGGACACATATCCAGCCCTCACGAAACTATCCATTACAATCGATATGGTCTCCAAATCGGGACTTATACCTCGTGCCCTCATGTTATGCAAAATGTGCATCATATGTGTAAAGAACTTTCTTCTGCCTAATGCTTTGAGGATTATATGATACGTGTGGATATCTTTCGCTATGGCGGGCTTCTTAATCACCCAATTAAAGAACATAAGCATCGCTTCGCTGCTTAAATTCCCTCTATTCACTACCTGTGCAACAACATCAACACTCAAATCGACACCGACATTGTCCAAAGCATGCTCAATTGCAGTTGTACCCCTCAATTTCTGAAGAAAAACACCACGCAATTTCTCATCCGGCAACAAGAAACCGTCAGGGGCCCTAACATTGATCGGCTTCTCCGAATTACTCGGTTCCAATTGTTTTGGAGCCGAATTATTAAGAGGTACTGGTAACAGATTAGAGAGTTGATCAAGAACAAATCGTTCGTGGGGAGTAGATTGGTTGTTGATCGGACGGTCATCATGCAACGAATTGGATTGAGCATAAAGGGCTGAGAAGTGAGATGATGAAATTGGGGAAGGAAGGTAAGGGAAAGAATACCTGGTGGATGGGCCCCTGCTGAGCGATCGCAGCGATTGCAAAGCACCGTGAAACGCCATGAAATTTGAAATGGGGCGGCGGAGGAGTCGATAGATTGCTGGATACAAATGAGAATCAACCAGGAGTTGAGGAGGAGAGTGCTACTGGATTTAGACCTGGGTTCGTGTAGTATTTTTCGGGTACCCAGACAAAAACACCACCACCCTCAGCGCCACCACTGGGTTTAGATTTTAAAAATCCGAATTCGGATTCGTTGGGgggtgaggaggaggaggacggcGAGCAGAGTTTTTAGCGCGGCGTTTGGGAATTAAAAGAGGTTCTAAAGAACGTTAAATTGCAGGACTAGGAGCAAAGGGAGGCGGTGGCGGTGGGGATGGGATCTGGGAGCCTTCAGGGCATTGGTAGGAAGATGAACGTTATTACGAAAATGGCCCCCTGCCAAGTGCcgacaattaaaatttttaatttctggTCATTTacattattaaataattaaaatattttttaatttattttttatctacTTGTCCACAAATTTGTCTTCCACCTCAATAAAAATGTGGGATCCGCATCTATTGTGTTATCACTTAACTATcaatttaatagaaaatttaaCGTAACTTTGACATTGCAATAATTTCATAAGTTGATATATAACATTCCAATATTTAAACAATAAGTTATGACATTATGGTTTGCCAAATAGTTGAGATATTTTTGTGTAACTTATCTTATTTTTCGCGTTCTCGTTCGTTTTGCTTTCATGACATCCacattataattttaataagagtaaattgtagcaattatCCCTCAACTGAAGTCAACTAATCAAAATGTGTAGATATGATCTAGTGCATTGTGTATTTGGCTTTCGCTTGTAGACAAATCAAGGCATCGCAGGAACCCAAAATGGCCTCTATGGGTTGAGATTATCCGCTGGAAAATCATGGGGCTGGATCCTTGTACCGATGACTTGCGAGGGCATGACCAGCAACAGCAACACTGCTAGCCTCAGGTGCTCCTTGAAAAATTCAAGAGTGGAAACCATCCAAACCataatttacttttttattttcccaAACTGCATACAAACCAATATCGTAGAGAGAAATACAAGTTCCACTAACATTAATAAAAGACATTAGCGAGATGGATCTCTGAGCCCCCGAAATATGGTTAGAAAATTATATACTCCTTACTCTCCTTGCAACTGACAGTGTCAAGAAAAACAATCGAATTCACATCTTGTGCTACAAcgtaagaaaaacaaacaaacaaaaaaaaaaacacaagtgCAAACTTACAGCTATTAGAATTACCCCTACCAATTCCGTTTGAAGAAACTTCTGAACAAGCATGTCATGTCAAATAGTGGCACCCTCTAATTTCTTCCACCACATAGACCTATCAAATCTCTTTGAAGATTTGGATTTTCTTGCGCTACATGTACAAATATGTTGACAACAATCTTACACAAAAGGGGAGGCCTATGCAAAGTGACAAATGTAGCAGCTGCGAGCACCCCAAACTTGATAAGTCGTcacctccccctccccctccccctcccccgtGGAGACCAGATGTCACATGCACCTGGGGTTACAGTTTGGGAAGTAGAATAATAAGATGCCCTTACTTGCGCTGCTTTTTAGCAAGGGACTCTGACTGGATCTCAGCCTGCCAATTTAAACTTACACATAAGTAAACAGTAAAAGAAATCGAGTAATCACTCAACACAAACACAATGTCTAGGAATTTCCTACTTTAATTTTGCCACACTCCacgtttgtttttcttgttcctTTTTATCAAGTACATTgtattaataataaaagaagGCACAGTCCCAGTATATGTTGGGTATACATCTATAAGTGTAGTAAATCAATAAACTCTATCAACCCCTTGTTCCTGCGTACATTCCTATTCTTTGTCATCAACGAAAGTCTACTCCTCTTCCTCCAAGGAAGCCACAACAATCCATGTTGTTTGTTTGGGAGACCAAGTCATAGTGTGAAGtgtaaaagaataaattaaagTAAGAGTATAAAGTAGTGAGAGCAGAGGGATTGTGATGAACCATTTTAAATAAGTGTATATGGACAACCAGAAGTAGTGAGAGCAGAGGGATTGTGATGAACCATTTTAAATAAGTGTATATGGACAACCAGAGATACCAAACTGAGATCAGAGAAACTGAAAATCTAAAGTGGACGTAAACTAATGTAACGCATCCGAAGACGTTAATTACAATTTACTAAGACAAGTCCCTACACTGATGAGGGAAGACTATGACAATACACCTCAACGTTAAGATCTCCAAAAAGCCTACTAAatcctggaggggcgcaaaacaaaaggtgTGAGTATAAATAAAGATTTCTAAAAATCATCTCTCTTTCGAACATACCAACccattttgttttgcgcccctccaggatTTAGTAGGCTTTGGTGCTCTTGCCGTCGAGGCATGGTGGCATAGACTTCCCACATCACTGTAGGGACTTTTCTTAGTAAATCGTAATTAACATCTTCGGATGTGTTACATTAGTTTACTTCCGCTTTAGATTTTTAGTTGCTTCGATGTGAGTTTGGTATCTCTAGTTTTTCATCCCATACACTTATTTAATGGTTCATCACACTCTACGTACTCTGTTCTCTCTACTTTATTTTATactattactttaatttattcttttacaCTTGACCTTTTGTCACCTTAGCACGCTTCAATTCGGGTGTCCAGGGTTGGATATCTGGGTTGGAGTGTGTCGGTTTGGTTTCAGGGCCTAGGTTTCCGAAATTAATGTTATGATCTCTAATAGGTTTACGCAGCCCTGCATTCATCACACACGTTATGTTATGCACTGATACCAGTTAGGTATTAGAGCAAAGGTCTTGGGAATCCCTTGGCTTTTACACCTAAGGTGGAACATCAATCTTCTGTTAGTTCTAGGTTTCTTCCTTGAGTCTTGCCACCTCGACGTTGTTGAGGCGGTATGAAGGCGACTAGCCTCATTTTGAGCAACTTACTGTTGCTACTCAGTTCATGATGACCCGGAAGAGAGACGAGTTCATGGACCTGATGCAGGGTAAGATGTAAGTTGTTGAGTACCATCGGAAGTTAACTGACCTATCCCGCTAATGTCCTGCCATCACTGCCAACCCATCCGAATGCTCCACCAATTTAAGAAAGAGAACTGCAAACAACTCCAATCTCTGGCGGCATCTGCCAGGTGTACCACATACCAGGAATTCTACAAGGCTTTACTTCGCGTTGAGGATTCCAAAAATGCCCCGAGTGACAATGTTGGTGATGAGAGTGGTAGCACTCAGCGGAAGAGCTCAGGAGGCAGTCGTCTTTTGATCACCGGTAGAGTCAACCTTTCGAACAGAGTGGCTACAATTCCGGATAATCTAGTGAAGGATCTAGTTCTGGCACACCCCGTTCTGAGGGTAAGTCTAATGATAATTCTCACTTCCGTCCTCAGAGAAGTTCGAGAAACCCTAGTGCTTAGAATCTAGACAATACTTGTGACGACCATTCAAACAAGACATAGGAGAGGGGCTAATTCTTAAGTAACAACAATTAAGGAGAAATATCAAGTATCATTGGGTGAGTGAAGCGTGCTAGTTTAGCTTCAATGGGTTTAATGCTAAGAACTTTCGGTTTCCCAAATTAAGGTCCAATATAGAAGACAGCATCAATATCCACCAGTGTGCATAGATAGGGAAATCTATTCAATTGCTATGGCCACTACTGTAAGGGAGATTCAGATTTCGTTTTcacaaaaacgaaaaaaaaaattgtaatttttttgtgtttattttaaACAATCATTCTATGTGTATTTTCTCCTACCACTGATTCACTCATACCCATCATATCCGCTCTGTATCGTCTCATTTTCCCTTCTCTATTATTAATATCAAATCAAAATACAataaccaaacacaaaaaagtCACCCGAAAGGACCTAATAAGATATTTAGGATGAAGTGTAAAAGATATCTATTtaaggggagggggagagagagatccaacaacaacaacaaagccttttcccactaagtggggagagagagatccctttagtataatttttatttagtttatataaaatattatgtttaccattaaaaaaaaaaatattgccaGATGATTACCAATAAATTACAATACTATCTATGTGATTTGGAATTTTGGAGATACACCTGCAAGATGTTCATCATCTAAATCAAATTACCAATAAATTATTTGTATGGTTGATTAGGTTTTCTCTTCAGCTTTGGGCCTATAGTGGCCGGTAAATTCTTAAATTCTCTCTGTCGTACAACCTAAATACTTGATTCTAAGCACTAACTTTCAAACTAGTAATCATTTACCAGGGAACATAAACATTTCAGAAATTTTTTGTGATCCATAAATCAGCATATATGAAGTAgctaaaccaaaaacaagacaTCAAACGCAGAATTGGTTGAGAAAGCTTACAGCAGTTGAAAGCTGCTCACGGATATAGGCCATTGATCTTAGCATGGCACCCAATGTATCCCTAGAAACTTGAAACTTGACCTCTGACTCCCCTGAAGTTGTCTCTGTGTCTTGAAGCTgaagaaatagaaaaagattATGCATCTTAACCTGTCAAACATTAAGTAAACGGGAAAACAAAACcttcaaaacaacaaaatcttaTCACAATTCTAGAAGTGACAtctataaaattttcatttcaaatcCAGAATAGTTAACAGAGATGGACTTAAGGCTTTAATGTAAGACTTACATTGAGAGTATTAGTTTCATTTGAggactaaaaatttaatttgttacAACCTACACAATGTGTTAGCCCTCATCTTAACAGGTTTAAGAAATGTTAAGCTTACCATAGTACATCCCTTCAATTGCAACCTTTAGATAATTATAAAAGTTGAGCTATTTAATATAAATGGTGGTGAGGGTCCACATATCAGGCAGACAGACGAAATTAGCAGTCGGTGTTCCACATCCCAATAGCTCAAGCCTTTCGGGATGATGGTAGACCAACAAAACATATCAAC from Pyrus communis chromosome 4, drPyrComm1.1, whole genome shotgun sequence harbors:
- the LOC137731879 gene encoding putative pentatricopeptide repeat-containing protein At5g43820, which gives rise to MAFHGALQSLRSLSRGPSTRYSFPYLPSPISSSHFSALYAQSNSLHDDRPINNQSTPHERFVLDQLSNLLPVPLNNSAPKQLEPSNSEKPINVRAPDGFLLPDEKLRGVFLQKLRGTTAIEHALDNVGVDLSVDVVAQVVNRGNLSSEAMLMFFNWVIKKPAIAKDIHTYHIILKALGRRKFFTHMMHILHNMRARGISPDLETISIVMDSFVRAGYVSKAIQVFRNLEEVGLDCDTESLNMLVQCLCQRSHVGAANSFLNSVKGKIQFNGTTYNIVIGGWSRNGRVSEMERILEVMVADGFSPDNSTFSFIIEGLGRAGRIDDAVEIFDSMKTKGCVPDARAYNAMISNFISVRGFDECVKYYKGMPSNNCDPNIDTYTKLIDAFLKARKVVDALEMFDEMLGRGFLPSTGTLTSFIEPLCNYGPPYAAMMIYQKARKVGCRVSLSAYKLLLMRLSRFGKCGMLLNIWEDMQECGYGSDMEVYDYIINGLCNNGQLESAVLVMEESVQKGFCPTRLSYSKLNNKLLASNKVERAYRLFLKVKDARRYDTAQRFWRAKGWHF